The Schistocerca americana isolate TAMUIC-IGC-003095 chromosome 5, iqSchAmer2.1, whole genome shotgun sequence genome includes a window with the following:
- the LOC124616741 gene encoding methylglutaconyl-CoA hydratase, mitochondrial, with protein sequence MLVPKTLIRHLIKCSLSVRTYSSALKSANLSEVCVDSLKGNDSGIIVLGLNRPKARNALGKTIVSELTDLLENLKHLDDARVVILRSLVPGVFCAGADLKERLEMKEDEVLPFVNRLRFIVKSTESLPMPVIAALDGLAVGGGFEMALGCDIIVASNTCKMGLVETKVGILPGAGGTQKLPRLVGPAFAKELIFTARTISGVEAYERGIVNYVVEQNEHNDAAYQKSLAVARSILPNAPVGIRMAKKAINKSMDVDINTGYTIEEACYAQVISTKDRIEGLAAFREKRPPKFTGS encoded by the coding sequence ATGCTTGTACCTAAAACGTTAATTAGACACTTGATTAAATGCAGCTTGAGTGTTAGAACATATTCATCTGCTTTAAAATCAGCGAATTTAAGTGAAGTTTGTGTTGATTCATTAAAAGGAAATGACAGCGGAATAATAGTTCTTGGATTGAACAGGCCGAAAGCAAGAAATGCGTTAGGAAAGACAATAGTCTCGGAACTAACAGATTTACTGGAGAATTTAAAACATCTCGATGATGCTCGTGTAGTGATATTAAGAAGTTTGGTGCCTGGTGTGTTTTGTGCTGGTGCTGATCTTAAGGAAAGATTGGaaatgaaagaagatgaagtattGCCATTTGTTAATCGGCTTAGGTTTATTGTGAAATCTACAGAAAGTTTACCGATGCCGGTAATAGCAGCTCTTGATGGTCTTGCTGTTGGCGGAGGATTTGAGATGGCTTTAGGCTGTGACATTATAGTTGCGTCGAATACGTGCAAAATGGGGCTAGTGGAGACAAAAGTTGGCATCCTTCCGGGTGCAGGAGGAACACAGAAGTTACCTCGCCTCGTTGGCCCTGCGTTTGCAAAGGAATTAATTTTCACCGCCCGAACTATCAGTGGTGTTGAAGCTTACGAGAGAGGCATTGTGAACTACGTTGTGGAACAGAATGAACACAACGATGCTGCCTATCAAAAGTCACTAGCAGTTGCTAGAAGTATACTTCCTAATGCGCCGGTTGGCATTAGAATGGCAAAAAAGGCAATTAATAAATCAATGGACGTAGACATCAACACAGGTTATACCATTGAGGAAGCTTGCTATGCTCAGGTTATATCAACCAAAGACAGAATTGAGGGACTTGCAGCGTTTAGAGAAAAACGACCTCCTAAATTTACTGGCAGCTAA